Proteins from a single region of Polyangiaceae bacterium:
- a CDS encoding SDR family oxidoreductase, with the protein MMKLEDLKVIVTGGARGMGAHFAQRLHAAGAKVAAFDVDDAGLEALPQGIARRHVDVSKEQDVIDAVAWAADSLGGLNGLVNNAGIIRDGLLVKKDKATGEVKTLSTDAWNAVIGVNLTGATLMAREVVAEMVRRETRPGVIVNISSVSRHGNRGQSNYVAAKSALVANTVTWAREFAGYGVRVGAIAPGMVETPMTQGMNQKARDALVAAIPVGRIGVPEDLWLAVKFVIECDYFNGRCVDVDGGLTM; encoded by the coding sequence ATGATGAAGCTCGAAGATCTGAAAGTAATCGTGACGGGTGGGGCTCGTGGCATGGGCGCGCACTTTGCGCAGCGACTGCACGCCGCGGGTGCAAAGGTGGCCGCTTTCGACGTCGACGACGCGGGACTCGAAGCCTTGCCACAAGGCATCGCACGACGTCACGTCGACGTGTCCAAGGAACAAGACGTGATCGACGCGGTGGCCTGGGCCGCGGACTCCCTCGGCGGGTTGAACGGCCTGGTCAACAACGCCGGCATCATCCGCGACGGCTTGCTGGTCAAGAAGGACAAGGCCACAGGCGAAGTGAAGACGCTGTCCACGGACGCCTGGAACGCGGTGATTGGCGTGAATCTGACCGGCGCGACGCTGATGGCGCGTGAAGTCGTGGCCGAGATGGTGCGACGCGAAACCCGGCCGGGCGTGATCGTGAACATCTCCAGCGTGTCGCGGCATGGCAATCGCGGACAGTCGAACTACGTCGCCGCCAAGAGCGCGCTGGTTGCCAACACCGTCACCTGGGCGCGCGAGTTCGCCGGTTACGGCGTTCGCGTCGGCGCCATCGCTCCCGGCATGGTCGAGACACCCATGACCCAGGGCATGAACCAGAAGGCACGCGACGCTTTGGTCGCCGCGATCCCGGTCGGCCGCATCGGCGTGCCCGAGGATCTGTGGCTGGCCGTGAAGTTCGTGATCGAGTGTGACTATTTCAATGGCCGCTGCGTGGACGTGGACGGCGGCTTGACGATGTGA